The following are from one region of the Paenibacillus sp. JZ16 genome:
- a CDS encoding S1C family serine protease, translated as MDDQRKRYGYPDDEGMNNESNNNEAPRREEASTKNSSYYYSYGPFQSIPNERDDQQTERPYQSRESQEVEVTAPQPVKPIPSSGFSQSHSSGSQGGGGSMDSMKRNKEWNYSQKPKNSVKTVLLSFLAGVLVISSLMFAADRTNLFTPDAAYSSEPAQETSASVDDNGGATTASAMIPSNPGDVSAVVDQASPAVVLIETLVNSSNRQSTNPNMNDPFWYFFGGGQSSQGGNGGNGGSSNNGGQESQLQPSGIGSGFIFEKSGYILTNEHVIHGADVIQVTVQGTKKPYEAKLLGSSYELDLAVLKIEGADFPSVQLGDSNSLKVGEWLVAIGNPHGFEHTVTAGVLSSKEREIDIQGTNGEDNRNYEHLLQTDASINPGNSGGPLLNLKGEVIGMNVAVSAEAQGIGFAIPSSTIKEVVEYLKNNEEVPKEPVPFIGASLGTVTPQIAQSLGTYVTEGSYVDGVVFRSPAYEADLRQYDIIVGVDGTKYPTSQDLIELIQSKKVGDKITLNVVRNGKKIDLPLTIGDKNDFDLTQQQQQQQQP; from the coding sequence ATGGACGACCAAAGAAAGCGCTACGGGTATCCGGATGATGAGGGAATGAACAACGAGTCGAATAACAATGAAGCACCGAGACGTGAGGAAGCATCCACGAAGAATTCGTCTTATTACTATTCTTACGGACCGTTTCAGTCCATACCCAATGAACGCGATGATCAGCAGACGGAGCGACCATACCAGAGCCGGGAATCGCAGGAAGTGGAGGTTACCGCTCCGCAACCGGTTAAACCGATTCCATCCTCCGGTTTCTCGCAGTCACATTCCTCCGGAAGCCAAGGGGGCGGCGGATCTATGGATTCGATGAAAAGAAACAAAGAATGGAATTACAGCCAGAAGCCTAAAAATTCCGTGAAGACGGTGCTGTTGTCCTTCTTGGCTGGTGTCCTTGTTATTTCAAGCCTGATGTTTGCCGCGGACCGCACGAATCTGTTTACGCCGGATGCGGCGTATTCATCGGAGCCAGCCCAAGAAACTTCAGCTAGCGTTGATGATAACGGTGGAGCTACTACGGCATCGGCCATGATTCCTTCTAATCCGGGCGATGTATCGGCGGTTGTTGACCAGGCAAGTCCAGCCGTCGTGCTGATCGAGACGCTTGTAAACAGCAGCAATCGTCAAAGCACGAATCCGAACATGAATGATCCGTTCTGGTACTTCTTTGGCGGCGGACAATCGAGCCAGGGAGGAAATGGCGGAAACGGTGGAAGCAGCAACAACGGAGGTCAGGAATCCCAGCTTCAGCCTTCAGGCATCGGCTCGGGTTTCATCTTTGAGAAGTCGGGATACATTTTGACGAATGAGCATGTGATCCATGGCGCAGATGTGATCCAAGTGACGGTTCAGGGTACCAAAAAGCCTTATGAAGCGAAGCTGCTCGGTTCCAGCTATGAGCTCGATTTGGCCGTACTAAAAATCGAAGGGGCCGATTTTCCATCGGTGCAGCTAGGCGACTCCAACTCGCTGAAGGTTGGTGAATGGCTTGTTGCCATCGGTAACCCGCACGGTTTTGAGCATACGGTAACCGCAGGCGTACTTAGCTCGAAGGAACGCGAGATCGATATTCAAGGGACGAATGGTGAGGATAATCGAAATTATGAGCATCTTCTGCAAACCGATGCTTCGATTAATCCGGGTAACTCCGGTGGGCCGCTTCTCAATCTGAAGGGCGAGGTTATCGGGATGAACGTAGCCGTCAGCGCGGAAGCGCAAGGGATCGGATTTGCGATTCCGTCCAGCACGATCAAGGAAGTTGTGGAATACCTGAAGAACAATGAGGAAGTTCCGAAAGAGCCGGTTCCGTTTATCGGGGCAAGCCTTGGAACAGTCACTCCGCAAATTGCCCAATCCCTGGGCACCTACGTAACGGAAGGCTCTTATGTTGACGGCGTCGTATTCCGTTCGCCGGCTTATGAAGCAGACCTGCGTCAATATGACATCATTGTGGGTGTAGACGGGACGAAATATCCGACCTCGCAGGATCTAATTGAATTG
- a CDS encoding response regulator, with product MGTIRILLADDHDMVRMGLKTYLSLDPGFEVIGEAANGQEVVDMLRNGDEADRPDLILMDLMMPVMNGAETTRAVMSEFPDQKIVILTSFLEDELVVECIEAGAVSYVLKTVSADELIYALQGAFRGMPVMTKDVSEALTRGIRRHMVNSDDSGLTEREKEVLLLIAEGKSNKEIGEELHISIKTVKTHVSNLLMKCELEDRTQLAIYAHRKGWVKI from the coding sequence ATGGGTACGATTCGGATATTGCTGGCGGATGATCATGACATGGTTCGTATGGGATTAAAAACGTATTTGTCGCTGGATCCGGGATTTGAAGTGATCGGAGAGGCAGCTAACGGCCAAGAGGTTGTTGATATGTTAAGAAATGGAGATGAGGCAGACCGGCCTGATCTCATTCTTATGGATCTGATGATGCCGGTGATGAACGGGGCAGAGACCACGCGTGCGGTCATGTCCGAGTTCCCGGACCAGAAGATTGTGATTCTGACCAGCTTTCTTGAAGATGAGCTTGTGGTTGAGTGCATTGAGGCGGGGGCTGTCAGTTATGTACTGAAAACCGTTTCGGCTGACGAACTCATCTATGCTCTTCAGGGAGCGTTCAGGGGCATGCCGGTCATGACCAAAGACGTGTCGGAAGCACTTACCCGCGGGATCCGCCGACATATGGTGAACAGCGATGATTCCGGGCTTACCGAGCGCGAGAAAGAAGTGCTGCTGCTCATAGCCGAGGGCAAGAGCAACAAAGAGATCGGCGAAGAGCTGCATATCAGCATTAAAACGGTTAAAACCCATGTCAGCAATCTGCTGATGAAGTGTGAGCTGGAAGACCGCACGCAATTGGCGATTTATGCCCACCGTAAGGGATGGGTCAAAATATAG
- a CDS encoding sensor histidine kinase: MMGILKNTKWVILFYFLLIGAGVAVFLYTANQSGYIHIEDNRLWVYYTVGVLLFTGIAGYIAGQRIQRPLDLLHLNMLQVAKGNLNVRLPAMEDGSFARVYDEFNGMTEALEKKMKLLQRLGEQDVIEKEIAAEAAVLEERRRMARDLHDTVSQQLFAIHMSASSLPAVLKRNPEHGDKVLGQLIEMSHVAQKQMRALIAQLRPVELEGRTLEEALERWFPDYCRQNGLKGMKDVELYGGVSDAIEHQLFLIIQEAVANIVKHAGASLVSMSLREDQKRVILSISDDGIGFDEVAGKQGSYGLSTMRERAEKLGGQVDIISKKGAGTTVRVNIPLFEAEGSQGPAAEESKEQEELAEPVE, encoded by the coding sequence ATGATGGGAATATTGAAAAATACCAAATGGGTGATACTGTTTTACTTTCTGTTGATTGGAGCCGGGGTTGCTGTTTTCCTGTATACAGCAAACCAATCCGGCTACATACATATTGAAGATAACCGGCTGTGGGTATATTACACGGTCGGTGTACTTCTGTTTACGGGGATTGCGGGGTACATCGCGGGGCAGCGCATTCAGCGACCGCTGGACCTGCTACATCTGAACATGCTGCAGGTTGCCAAAGGAAATCTGAACGTGCGGCTGCCGGCAATGGAAGACGGTTCTTTTGCCAGAGTATATGATGAGTTTAACGGAATGACGGAAGCGCTGGAGAAGAAGATGAAGCTGCTGCAGCGCCTGGGCGAGCAGGATGTCATTGAGAAAGAGATCGCCGCGGAAGCCGCCGTGCTTGAGGAACGACGCCGGATGGCAAGGGATTTGCATGATACGGTCAGTCAGCAGTTGTTCGCGATTCATATGTCGGCTTCATCGCTTCCGGCGGTTCTGAAGAGAAACCCGGAGCACGGCGATAAAGTGCTCGGTCAGTTGATTGAGATGTCTCACGTGGCACAGAAGCAGATGCGGGCGCTGATTGCACAGCTTCGGCCTGTTGAACTGGAAGGAAGAACCCTGGAGGAGGCACTCGAACGGTGGTTTCCGGATTACTGCCGCCAAAATGGCCTGAAGGGCATGAAGGATGTGGAACTTTACGGCGGGGTGTCCGATGCGATTGAGCATCAGCTGTTCCTGATTATCCAGGAAGCCGTAGCCAACATTGTGAAACATGCCGGTGCAAGCCTTGTCAGCATGTCGCTTCGTGAGGATCAGAAACGCGTTATTTTAAGCATCAGCGACGACGGGATCGGGTTTGACGAGGTGGCAGGCAAGCAGGGCTCATACGGGCTGTCCACGATGCGTGAGCGAGCCGAAAAGCTTGGTGGCCAGGTCGATATCATAAGCAAAAAGGGTGCAGGAACGACAGTTCGCGTAAACATTCCGCTATTTGAGGCCGAGGGTAGTCAGGGACCGGCTGCGGAAGAGAGCAAGGAACAGGAAGAGCTGGCTGAGCCAGTGGAGTAG
- the liaF gene encoding cell wall-active antibiotics response protein LiaF, with product MTMSRKGWSQLSNGLLLIGIGVLFLLNQLDMIHVDLGYIFKTFWPVFIIWFGLQSLIYARGGALWGSVVPIIIGSYFLGKNLNLIDFSFGDLIKYAIPIMLIGFGLQVIFKPKPHTPPPSPPSPDDFSSHRSDHYDIPDPPEARPLDSSLDEEFERRFGKPDKADKSENILPDREPGSPDFHEQGKGYRWQGQQQERPRQEPQDRSKFRVHVDFDDNGKSYGNGSDYKDEQHQHQHHHHQSWHSHDAVNKSSFIGDVHMGKDYFQLKPTNISQFIGDTVLDLTKAQIPYGETKINISAFIGDVKVFVPNDSDVGIHVTTNSFIGDMKVLEESRSGFMSNAGLESPHYREAGKKIRITVSVFIGDVKVNRVG from the coding sequence ATGACCATGAGTAGAAAAGGATGGAGCCAGCTTAGCAACGGATTGCTGCTCATCGGTATTGGTGTGTTGTTTCTTCTAAATCAGCTCGATATGATACATGTGGATCTTGGTTATATATTCAAGACTTTTTGGCCGGTATTCATCATCTGGTTCGGGCTGCAAAGCTTAATTTATGCCCGCGGAGGGGCACTATGGGGCTCTGTCGTGCCGATCATTATCGGATCGTACTTTCTTGGAAAAAACCTGAATTTGATTGACTTCTCGTTTGGCGATCTGATCAAGTATGCGATTCCGATTATGCTGATTGGGTTTGGATTGCAGGTCATTTTCAAACCGAAACCTCATACGCCGCCGCCATCGCCGCCAAGTCCGGATGACTTTAGCTCGCATCGTAGCGACCATTATGACATTCCCGATCCGCCTGAAGCGCGTCCGCTTGATTCTTCCCTGGATGAAGAATTCGAACGGAGATTTGGCAAGCCAGACAAGGCTGACAAGTCTGAGAATATCCTGCCCGATCGCGAACCAGGATCACCGGATTTTCATGAGCAGGGCAAGGGTTACCGCTGGCAGGGACAGCAGCAGGAGCGACCGCGCCAGGAGCCTCAGGATCGCAGCAAGTTCAGAGTTCATGTGGATTTTGACGATAACGGCAAAAGCTACGGCAACGGATCGGATTATAAGGATGAACAGCACCAACATCAACACCATCATCATCAATCTTGGCACAGCCATGATGCGGTGAACAAGTCCTCTTTTATCGGGGACGTGCACATGGGAAAAGATTATTTTCAGCTGAAGCCGACAAATATCTCCCAGTTCATCGGTGATACGGTGCTGGATCTGACCAAAGCTCAAATCCCTTACGGAGAAACGAAAATCAACATCTCGGCGTTTATCGGGGATGTCAAGGTATTCGTTCCGAATGATTCGGATGTCGGCATTCATGTCACGACCAACTCATTCATTGGCGATATGAAGGTGCTGGAGGAAAGCCGCAGCGGCTTTATGAGCAATGCCGGTCTGGAAAGCCCGCACTACAGGGAAGCCGGTAAGAAAATACGAATCACCGTCAGCGTATTTATCGGTGATGTCAAAGTGAATAGGGTAGGATAA
- a CDS encoding 3D domain-containing protein, producing the protein MIQWKKWQRFFAGFILSAVLFSAGSSIVDAHNLILSESYDSTDLRNVYDPSGGYQGSDYVEMSRFYAFRVAGFSDMNRYLDVPDTGPKASVPGKKRESMPVLAPREDQVLHTVKVTATGYTAGYESTGKKPGHPQYGITYSGVKVKRDRNTLSTIAADPDVFPLGSILYIPGYGYGIVADIGSAIKGQKIDLYFSTTKQVFKEWGKKDVEVQVIKTGSGKCTEEMLRTLDNAIETYRFLPASVLEEAI; encoded by the coding sequence ATGATCCAATGGAAAAAATGGCAGAGGTTTTTTGCTGGTTTTATTTTATCAGCCGTCTTGTTCAGTGCAGGTTCTTCAATAGTAGATGCCCATAATCTGATTCTAAGCGAATCCTATGATTCAACAGACTTAAGAAATGTGTATGATCCGTCCGGGGGATATCAAGGCTCCGATTACGTGGAAATGTCTCGCTTCTATGCGTTTCGAGTAGCAGGTTTTAGCGATATGAATAGATATTTGGATGTTCCGGATACGGGGCCTAAGGCCAGCGTGCCTGGCAAGAAACGCGAATCCATGCCCGTGCTTGCGCCTAGGGAGGACCAGGTGCTGCATACGGTGAAGGTAACCGCTACCGGCTATACGGCAGGTTATGAATCCACCGGGAAGAAGCCGGGGCATCCTCAATATGGAATTACCTATTCCGGTGTGAAGGTGAAGCGGGATCGAAATACGCTATCAACGATTGCCGCGGATCCGGATGTATTTCCGCTTGGCAGTATTCTCTATATACCGGGCTATGGTTATGGAATCGTAGCGGATATCGGATCAGCGATCAAAGGGCAAAAAATCGATCTTTATTTCTCCACAACCAAACAAGTGTTTAAGGAGTGGGGGAAGAAGGACGTCGAGGTACAGGTCATTAAAACCGGAAGCGGCAAATGCACGGAGGAAATGCTCAGAACCCTGGATAACGCGATCGAGACCTATCGTTTCCTGCCGGCATCCGTTTTGGAGGAAGCCATTTAG
- the thrS gene encoding threonine--tRNA ligase, with protein sequence MAISIKLPDGSVREYEAGSSIEDVAASISSGLRKNAVAGKMDGIVVDLSTPLQDGALIEIVTQDTPEGLEVMRHSTAHLLAQATKRLYGAKEVKLGVGPVIEDGFYYDMDLEEPLNPEDLQKIEKEMERIIGENLPIVRKEVSRAEALRIFGELGDPYKLELINALPEDSVITIYEQGEFFDLCRGPHVPSTGKIKVFKLMNVAGAYWRGDSKNKMLQRVYGTAFVKKAQLDEHLHLLEEAKKRDHRKLGKELQMFTFSQLVGQGLPIWLPNGAKLRRTLERYIVDMEERLGYQHVYTPVLGNVELYKTSGHWEHYQEDMFPKMEMDNEELVLRPMNCPHHMMVYKSDMHSYRDLPIRIAELGMQHRYEMSGALTGLHRVRAMTLNDSHIFCRPDQIKEEFARVIQLIMTVYKDFGIHDYRFRLSYRDPQDTEKYFQNDEMWEMSQRMLREVVESLDMPFYEAEGEAAFYGPKLDVQIRTALGKEETLSTVQLDFLLPERFELEYVGDDGQKHRPVVIHRGILGTMERFTAFLLENFAGALPLWLSPVQVKVIPVSNAFEDYAKEVAEKLQFAGISVEPDLRNEKLGYKIREAQLEKIPYMFIVGENEKNAGAVSVRKRGEGDIGAQPLDEIILKLREEINTHVV encoded by the coding sequence GTGGCTATTAGCATTAAATTGCCTGACGGCTCCGTACGGGAGTATGAGGCGGGCAGCAGTATTGAGGATGTGGCTGCTTCAATCAGCAGCGGACTTAGAAAGAATGCGGTCGCGGGAAAAATGGACGGGATCGTCGTGGATCTTTCGACACCGCTTCAGGACGGAGCTTTGATCGAGATCGTAACGCAGGATACGCCCGAAGGGCTTGAAGTGATGCGTCATAGTACAGCGCATTTGCTGGCTCAAGCGACCAAGCGTTTGTATGGAGCGAAAGAAGTAAAGCTGGGCGTGGGTCCGGTCATTGAGGACGGCTTCTACTATGACATGGATCTGGAAGAGCCTTTGAATCCGGAGGACCTGCAAAAGATCGAGAAGGAAATGGAACGCATTATCGGGGAGAATCTTCCGATTGTCCGCAAGGAAGTAAGCCGTGCGGAAGCGCTGCGCATCTTCGGCGAGCTCGGGGATCCGTACAAGCTGGAACTGATCAATGCCCTGCCTGAGGATAGCGTTATTACGATCTATGAGCAAGGCGAGTTCTTTGATCTCTGTCGTGGACCTCATGTCCCTTCAACCGGCAAGATCAAAGTATTCAAGCTAATGAACGTGGCGGGCGCATACTGGCGCGGCGACAGCAAGAACAAAATGCTTCAGCGCGTTTACGGTACGGCGTTCGTGAAAAAAGCGCAGCTCGATGAGCATCTTCATCTGCTGGAAGAAGCCAAGAAGCGCGATCATCGTAAGCTGGGCAAGGAATTGCAAATGTTTACGTTCTCTCAGCTTGTTGGACAAGGCCTGCCGATCTGGCTGCCAAACGGCGCGAAATTGCGCCGTACCCTGGAGCGTTATATCGTGGACATGGAAGAGCGCCTCGGGTACCAGCACGTGTACACGCCTGTGCTCGGAAACGTGGAGCTGTACAAAACCTCCGGTCACTGGGAGCACTATCAGGAAGATATGTTCCCGAAAATGGAGATGGACAACGAGGAGCTTGTTCTTCGTCCGATGAACTGTCCTCACCATATGATGGTATATAAGAGCGATATGCACAGCTACCGGGATCTGCCGATCCGTATTGCTGAGCTTGGCATGCAGCACCGCTATGAAATGTCCGGTGCGCTGACCGGCTTGCATCGGGTGCGCGCGATGACGTTGAACGACTCGCATATTTTCTGCCGTCCGGATCAGATCAAGGAAGAGTTTGCACGGGTCATTCAGCTGATCATGACGGTCTACAAGGACTTTGGCATCCATGACTACCGCTTCCGTCTTTCTTACCGGGATCCGCAGGATACCGAGAAGTATTTCCAGAATGATGAAATGTGGGAAATGTCCCAGCGCATGCTGCGCGAAGTTGTCGAAAGCCTGGATATGCCGTTCTATGAGGCCGAAGGCGAAGCTGCCTTCTACGGTCCGAAGCTCGACGTTCAGATCCGTACGGCTCTAGGCAAGGAAGAGACGCTGTCAACCGTTCAGCTCGACTTCCTGCTGCCTGAGCGCTTTGAGCTGGAATATGTCGGCGACGATGGCCAGAAGCATCGTCCGGTCGTTATCCACCGCGGTATTCTGGGCACCATGGAACGCTTCACTGCCTTCTTGCTTGAGAATTTTGCGGGTGCGCTGCCGTTGTGGCTGTCACCGGTACAGGTGAAAGTCATTCCGGTCTCCAATGCCTTTGAAGATTATGCCAAGGAAGTGGCTGAGAAGCTTCAATTCGCCGGTATCTCCGTGGAGCCGGATCTTCGCAACGAGAAGCTGGGCTACAAGATTCGGGAAGCGCAGCTCGAGAAGATTCCTTACATGTTCATCGTTGGCGAGAACGAGAAAAATGCGGGCGCGGTTTCCGTTCGCAAACGCGGCGAAGGGGATATCGGGGCCCAGCCGCTCGACGAGATCATCCTCAAGCTTCGTGAAGAAATTAACACCCACGTCGTTTAA
- a CDS encoding putative sporulation protein YtxC, whose product MELFSISVGTRTEDEKKAFHRILSDKQKELHKQCKQLKFTFSASDDRVIWTCSGKLPLSSWTASADTLRRLTAEAVTAYIMEEKEQEIAARLMFSEFEFDDEEEAGRILQWFLMLLQKEEGPSGDFWQSRRRKLSEGIYQCLNEAPELNLDGFITFRLQSYEQELREMAEYAVDEFMLDQQYEEFVSLLKYFVYFQEPKMPLVHVIHKGEEEFLLLDGNLRPIERPRDEGLVMERLDQDMEIEDMVVSTLISVSPARMIIHTRQPELPVIVTLAHIFDNRAEVCCSCPECSALLGSGRMMT is encoded by the coding sequence ATGGAACTGTTCAGCATTTCTGTCGGTACACGGACGGAAGACGAGAAAAAGGCGTTTCACCGTATATTGTCAGACAAGCAGAAAGAGCTACATAAACAATGCAAGCAGCTGAAATTCACATTCAGCGCTTCGGATGACCGCGTGATTTGGACGTGCTCCGGCAAGCTTCCGCTGTCCTCATGGACCGCATCGGCCGACACGCTGCGCCGGCTCACTGCCGAAGCAGTCACTGCTTATATTATGGAAGAGAAAGAGCAGGAGATTGCTGCACGGTTAATGTTCTCGGAATTCGAGTTTGATGATGAGGAAGAAGCGGGGCGGATCCTGCAGTGGTTTTTGATGCTCCTGCAAAAAGAGGAAGGCCCGTCCGGGGACTTCTGGCAGAGCCGCAGACGCAAGCTGTCGGAAGGCATATATCAATGCCTGAACGAGGCGCCTGAGCTTAATCTGGATGGGTTTATAACCTTCCGGCTTCAGTCTTATGAACAGGAGCTCCGCGAGATGGCGGAGTATGCAGTGGATGAATTTATGCTGGATCAGCAGTACGAGGAGTTCGTCAGTCTGCTGAAATATTTTGTTTATTTTCAGGAGCCCAAAATGCCGCTGGTTCACGTCATTCATAAGGGGGAGGAAGAGTTCCTGCTGCTGGATGGCAATCTTCGCCCGATTGAACGCCCTCGGGATGAAGGACTCGTTATGGAAAGGCTGGACCAGGATATGGAGATTGAAGATATGGTGGTCAGTACGCTGATTTCGGTATCTCCGGCCCGCATGATTATCCACACGAGGCAGCCTGAGCTTCCCGTCATCGTAACATTGGCCCATATCTTTGATAACCGCGCCGAAGTATGCTGCAGCTGTCCCGAATGCAGCGCGCTTCTCGGTAGCGGACGAATGATGACTTGA
- the mqnC gene encoding cyclic dehypoxanthinyl futalosine synthase: MSAVNRILDKALRGERLNLEDTVTLFESDEIEKIGHAADVMTKRLHPDPITTFVIGRNINYTNICDVFCRFCAFYRRPGSSEGYVLPDETIFQKIQETEDVNGTEILMQGGVNPDLPFNYYTDLLRNIKKRFPNITMHSFSPAEIMKMVEISGLTLEEVMRELHSAGLDSLPGGGAEILDDRIRKKVSRLKGTWRQWMDVMQTAHKVGMNTTATMVIGLGETMEERALHMLRVRDAQDECIQNGYDSKGFLAFIPFTFQPDNTNLKRERETPEAYLKTVAIGRLAIDNVPNLQSSWVTMGPEIGKLSLSYGCNDFGSTMMEENVVSSAGAVYKVNIESIIQLIRETGNIPAQRNTRYDILRVFEDNSTVERDFVMQN; encoded by the coding sequence ATGAGTGCGGTAAACCGTATATTGGATAAAGCTTTACGCGGTGAGCGTTTGAACCTGGAAGATACCGTAACGCTTTTTGAAAGTGATGAGATTGAGAAAATTGGTCATGCGGCGGATGTGATGACAAAGCGTCTGCATCCGGATCCTATCACGACATTTGTTATCGGCCGGAATATCAATTACACAAACATATGTGATGTATTCTGCCGTTTTTGCGCTTTTTATCGCAGACCCGGCTCTTCCGAGGGCTATGTACTGCCCGATGAAACAATCTTCCAGAAGATTCAGGAAACCGAGGATGTAAACGGTACTGAGATTCTGATGCAGGGCGGCGTTAATCCGGATTTGCCTTTCAATTATTATACCGACCTGCTTCGCAACATTAAGAAGCGGTTTCCTAACATCACGATGCATTCGTTCTCCCCGGCGGAAATTATGAAAATGGTGGAGATCTCCGGGCTTACGCTCGAAGAGGTGATGCGCGAGCTTCACAGCGCGGGTCTGGACTCATTGCCTGGCGGCGGCGCTGAGATTTTGGATGATCGTATCCGCAAAAAGGTCAGTCGTCTAAAAGGCACATGGCGCCAGTGGATGGATGTCATGCAAACGGCCCATAAAGTCGGCATGAACACGACGGCTACCATGGTAATCGGTCTGGGCGAAACGATGGAAGAGCGTGCGCTACATATGCTTCGCGTACGTGATGCGCAGGATGAATGCATTCAGAACGGTTATGATTCCAAAGGCTTCCTTGCCTTCATTCCATTTACGTTCCAGCCGGACAATACGAACCTTAAGCGCGAGCGCGAAACGCCGGAGGCGTACTTGAAGACGGTAGCCATCGGTCGCTTGGCGATCGATAACGTTCCGAATCTGCAGTCGTCCTGGGTAACGATGGGACCTGAAATCGGCAAGCTGTCACTCAGCTACGGCTGTAATGACTTTGGCAGCACGATGATGGAGGAGAACGTGGTTTCTTCCGCAGGAGCCGTCTATAAGGTCAATATTGAATCGATTATTCAATTGATCCGGGAGACCGGCAACATCCCGGCTCAACGCAACACCCGGTATGATATTCTGCGCGTGTTCGAAGATAACAGCACCGTTGAGCGCGACTTCGTCATGCAGAACTAA
- a CDS encoding aminotransferase class I/II-fold pyridoxal phosphate-dependent enzyme gives MSIDKGPSGLETQTKQLAAKRGHEEELRFETKLLHFGGEIDRATGASSVPIYQASTFHHEDIFNPPQHDYSRSGNPTRQALEDYIALLEGGVRGFAYASGMAAISSSFMLLSAGDHMIVTEDVYGGTYRLLTSILSRMGIESTFVDMTDLDQVKAALKPNTKAVYMETPSNPTLKITDIGAVTDWAKEHGLLTLLDNTFMTPFYQRPIEFGVDIVIHSATKFLGGHSDVLAGLAVARTEELGDQLKQLQNGLGTVLGVQDSWLLMRGMKTLSTRMAHSEQSAAKLAAWLQGRSDIEQVYYPGLLNHPGREVHEKQSSGYGAVISFDVGSGERAKHVLNHVKLPLVAVSLGAVESILSYPTMMSHAAMGEKVRHERGITDGLLRFSVGLEDVDDLIADLDRAFAASY, from the coding sequence ATGAGCATCGATAAAGGTCCATCCGGATTGGAAACGCAAACCAAGCAGTTAGCTGCTAAACGGGGACACGAGGAAGAACTCCGTTTCGAGACAAAACTATTGCATTTCGGCGGGGAAATCGACCGGGCAACCGGCGCCTCAAGCGTTCCGATCTATCAAGCCTCGACGTTTCACCATGAAGACATCTTTAACCCGCCGCAACACGATTACAGCCGTTCCGGCAATCCGACTCGGCAGGCGCTGGAGGATTATATCGCCCTTTTGGAGGGAGGCGTACGCGGTTTCGCTTATGCTTCCGGTATGGCAGCGATCTCCAGCTCGTTCATGCTGCTCAGTGCGGGGGATCATATGATCGTGACGGAGGATGTGTACGGCGGAACCTACCGCTTGCTGACCAGCATTTTAAGCCGTATGGGCATCGAGAGCACCTTCGTGGACATGACCGATCTGGATCAGGTGAAGGCGGCCCTCAAACCGAATACGAAAGCCGTCTATATGGAAACCCCTTCAAACCCGACCCTGAAAATTACCGACATTGGTGCGGTGACGGATTGGGCGAAGGAGCATGGCCTGCTTACCCTGCTGGATAATACGTTCATGACGCCGTTTTACCAGCGTCCGATTGAATTCGGCGTGGATATCGTGATCCATAGCGCGACCAAATTCCTTGGCGGGCACAGCGATGTGCTGGCAGGTCTCGCGGTAGCCAGAACCGAGGAGCTGGGAGACCAACTGAAGCAGCTGCAAAATGGTTTGGGCACGGTCCTTGGGGTCCAGGATTCCTGGCTCCTTATGCGCGGAATGAAAACGCTCAGCACACGTATGGCCCACTCCGAGCAAAGCGCGGCCAAGCTTGCGGCCTGGCTGCAAGGGAGAAGCGACATTGAGCAAGTGTACTACCCTGGCCTCTTGAATCATCCGGGACGTGAAGTCCATGAGAAGCAATCGAGTGGTTATGGCGCGGTCATCTCTTTTGACGTCGGCTCAGGCGAACGCGCCAAGCACGTGCTGAACCATGTGAAGCTGCCGCTGGTAGCGGTCAGTCTGGGAGCCGTGGAGAGCATCCTGTCGTATCCGACAATGATGTCGCATGCGGCCATGGGTGAGAAGGTTCGGCATGAACGCGGAATTACGGATGGCTTGCTCCGTTTCTCGGTCGGACTCGAGGATGTGGACGATCTGATTGCTGATCTGGATCGGGCTTTTGCTGCCAGTTACTAA